The following nucleotide sequence is from Phycisphaera sp..
CATGGAGACGCTGCGCGGTGGCGGGCCCGACGCGGCCGGCGCGGCGAACTTCATGCACGGCTTCCTGAACGCGCGGCACCCGAGCCAGCTCTACCAGGCGGCCGTCGAGGGGCCGCTGCTGCTGCTGGCGCTGTTCATCGTGTGGATGAAGCCACGCGTGGCTGGCGTGGTGACGGCGTGGTTCATGATGCTCTACGGCGTGGGGCGGATCTTCACCGAGTTCTACCGGCTGCCCGATGCCGACTTTGCGAACGCGCGGCCGATGGGGCTGAGCCGGGGGCAGTGGCTGAGTGTTGCCTTAGTGGCTGGGGGCGTGGGGCTGCTGGTGTACGTCATCGTGCGGGCGCGCAGGAAGCGGGCGGCGGGCGAGTCAGTGCCGCGGTTCGGCGGGTGGCTCAGTCCCGTCTTTGCGTCGGCCCCCAGCGTCAGCGGGCCGGCCAAGCAGCGAGACGCCGATGGTCGCGGCGCAGCCGAGGGCGACAAGGCCGAGTGAGGCGGCGATCTGGAGGCCATCGGGTGCGAAGGCCCGGGTTGGCCAGTCCTTGGGCTCGACCTGTGCGGCGGTCTCTTCGGTGAGCACCGTGCCCTCAAACGTGTCCCCGGGCTGGGGTGCGATGGCCTCGCGGAATGGGTACAGCCCCGCCGGCGCGCCGAGGAGCAGGCCGAGGAGGACGGCGAGGGTGGCCTTCTCGTAGCGGTGCAGCAGCCAGCGGAGGAGGTTGCTGACGCCGGCGATGCCCACGACGACGCCGAAGCCGATGGGGATGACGACGACCAGGGCGTCCAGGTCGCCGCGGGCGAGGTCCTTGATGGCGGTGACGACCGCCTCGTACTGGCCGAGCAGCAAGAGGAGGTAGGCCCCGCTGACGCCGGGGAGGACCATGGCCGCCGCGCCGGCCGCGCCGGCGATGGCGAGCATGGGCCAGTTGGAGTTGCCGCCGCTGCTGGCCGCGCTGGTGCCGGTCTCCTGGACGAACACGATGGCCAGCATCCCGACCAGGCCCACCAGCGCGAACGCGATGGTGCGGGCGCATATCGGCCGCACGAGGGCCCAGAGGGCCGGCACGCCGCCGATGGTCAGGCCGATGAACAAGGCGTACATGGCCCAGCGGTGGTGCTCGAGGCCGTAGGACACGGGCCGGGCCCCCAGGGCGATGGCCGCCCCGGCCGCGACGACGATGAGGCCCAGGGTGAGGATGGTCTTGACGCTGAGCTTGAGGCGCGTGGCGTCGCTGACGGCGTCGACGAAGCGGCGGTAGACCCCCGCGGCCACCAGCATGGTGCCGCCGCTGATGCCCGGGACGAGGTTGGCCAGGCCCATGAGGGCGCCGCCCACCAGCAGCCTGACCGCGGGCAGGCGGGTGGGCTCGGTTTCGATGGGCGGGTTGTCGGTGGGCTTCTGTTTGATGGGTGGGGCTCCCATGTGGCGGGCTCTACCATCGGCCCGGATCGAATGGCGACGATAGGAGACGAGATGGCGATTCTGGTGACGGGGGCGGCGGGGTATATCGGGTCGCACGCGGTCCAGCGGCTGCTGGTGGGCGGGCACACGGTGGTCGGGCTGGACAACATGGGGCGGGGCAATGCCGGGGCCGTGGACGCTCTCAGGGAACTCGGCGGGGAAAAGTTCCGCTTTGAGCGGGCCGACACGACCGACCGGAGCCGCCTGGAGCGGTTGATGGTGGAGCACCATGTCGATGCGGTACTGCACTTTGCGGCGCTGAGCCTGGTGGGCGAGAGCGTGCTGCGTCCGTTGGAGTACCACCGCAACAACAGCCTGGTGCCACTGCTGGAGGCCATCCGCGACGCGCGGGTGAAGCGGCTGGTGTTCTCGTCGACGTGCGCGGTGTACGGGCAGCCGCCGAGTACGCCGGTGACCGAGGACGCGCCCTTTGCGCCGCTGAGCCCGTATGGCACGAGCAAGCTGCACGGCGAGAATGTGCTCGACGACTTCCTGGAAGCTCGCAAGCACCAGAGTTCCCCCTTTGCGTTCGCGGCGCTGCGGTACTTCAACGTGGCCGGGTGCGACCGCACGGGCGTGCTGGGCGAGGACCACGAGCCGCACAGCCACGTCATCCCGATCGTTCTCGAGGTCGCGCTGGGCAAGCGCGACAAGATCACGATCTTTGGCGAGGACTACGACACGCCCGACGGCACGTGCATCCGCGATTACATCCACGTCGAGGATCTGGTCGACGCGCACCTGCGTGTGCTCGAAGCTTTAGAGGACGGCGAGAGCCGGCGGTACAACCTTGGCATCGGCAAGGGGTACTCGGTGAAGGACATCATCGAGAGCTGCCGGCGCGTGACCGGGCACGCCATCCCCGCCGAAACCGGGCCGCGGCGGCCGGGCGATCCGCCGGCGCTGTTCGCCGATCCGGGGAAGGTGCAGGAGGAGTTGGGCTGGACCGCCGAGATCACCGAGCTCGACGCGATCATCGAGTCGGCCTGGAAATGGATGAAGGCGAATCCCGAAGGATATACGGCATGACACGGCTGCTGACCATCGTGATGGTGTTCGCCTGCGCGTTCGTCGCGCTTGGCGATCCGGACATTGATTTTCTCGCGCCGGCCTGGCCCCCTCGGGCGTTCGAGGCCGAGCTTGGCGCGAAGGGTGTGGTGCTCGAACTGGGCGGGGATCCGAAGCGGTACCAGTCGTTGCAGGTCGGCTTCTTCATGGACCGGCCCGGGGCGCCCGGCGCGGCCCAGCACGCGAGGATGCTGCTCGACTCGGTCGGCGATGCGTCTGCCGGCGTGCTGCCCGAGGACGTGCCGCAAGAGGAGTACAACGCCCTGGTGTTCGAGGTCGCTCCCGCCCTTGCACAGGTGCAGGCCGAGGGTGGGGTGCGCACGCTGCTGTTTGTCTCGCTACGTGAGGGCTCCCACGACATCGAACGCACGTGGATGGCGTGCGAGCCGGCGAGGACCGAGGACGTGCGCGGCGTCACGGTGATCGTGCCGGGCACGTTCGGGTATCCGCCCGAGTTGTACGAGAAGTGGTCCGACGATCTTCGCGGTCGGGGCTGGAGCGTGCTGCGGTTGCTGAGCCAGCCGTCGCGGTTTACCGAGCAGATCTTGATTGATGTCGAGGCTCGTGAGGGAGCCAAGGAAGGGACGGCGTTTGCCGAGCACGCCGACGATCGGACCGCCGAGTGTGCGTACGCGGTGGAGGCGGGCATCAGGCACATGACGCAACTGGACGGGCGGTTGGAGGGCAAGCCGCGTGCGATATTGGGCTTCAGCGGCGGGGCGATCCTGGCGCCGGCGGTGGTGGCGCGCAACCCCGCAGCGTACGAGACGGTCGTGCTTGTTGCCGGCGGGGCCAACGCGGCGGGCATCAGCATCGACAGCACGTTCATGAAGCAATTCATCAAGTCGGTGTTCTTCACGTTCAAGGGCGAGGACGAGGCAGCCGACCGGGCGGCGTTCGAGGAGGCGTACCTGGAGCGCGCGACGCTCGATGCGTACCACGCGGCCGCACGGTTCGATGACGACACGCGGGTGCTGGTGGTCGATGGATCATTCGATAAGGCGGTGCCGTTCGCGTCGAGCGGGCTGATGGTCGAGCGATTCGAGGCGGGCGGGATCACCCCCGTGCGGCGTACGTATCCCACGAATCACGTGATGCTGTTCTTGTCGCTGAGCGAGATGATCGGGCAGGTGAACGAGTGGATTGATGGCGGGGAATTGGGGCTGCCGCCGGGGCAAGAGGCGCAAGGAGCGCCCTAAGATGTCCTGAATATGGACGCCCTTGTCAGCCCATACCACTTCACGACGCGCGAGGCGCCGGTCATGGCCGCCGTGCTGCTGGCCGATCGTGTGTTCACGCTTCTGCCCTCGCCCAATGGCCTGGGGGCCACCGCCGCGCGATCGGCGGCGGATCGGGTGCCCGAATACCTCGACATGATCCGCAGCTGGCGTTGGAGCCAGCCGCTGTGGGAGGCGGGCGTGGTGCTGCCCTCGGTCGATGAGCTGACGAATCCCGCCGCCGAGATGGCCAGCGCGTGGAAACGGCTGACGACCGACCCGGCGTGCGCGGCGCTTGGGCCGTTGATGCGGCTCGATTTATTTGGCACCGAAGACGATTACCTGCAAGCCGTGGCTCAGGACGTGCTGCGGGCGGGACCCGACCCGGGCGTGAGCGTGCCGGTGATGCTTGGGCTCGACCGCTACGCGGCGCGGCACGCGTTGACGGTGGTGCGGCCCGAGCCGAGCAGTGTGGTGCAGAAGGCCGAGCAACGGCTGAGCATCCGGCGTGATCGTTTTGCGTTGGTGGTGCCGGTGTTGTTGCAGGCCGACTCGGACAGCATCGTGATCGCGCGGGACATGCTGGAGCCGGAGCTTGAAGCGTTGCGTTCGGCGATGGACGCGGCGGTGGATGCGTTGAATCTGGCGCCCGTGCGTTCGCCTGGGCCGGGTCCCGAGCGTGACGCGTGGTGCGCCCGGGCCCGTGAGGCGGCCGAGCGGTACACCGACGCGTTCGATGCTCATCTGCCCGAGATCGCCGCGTGCCAGGACGATGATGCGCCGGCGCTCATGCGCGGGCTGGTGAGCGTGACGCTGAGCACGCTGCCCGTTGACGTGGTGTTGCACGCCAGCACGCTGGCTACCCAGAAGATGGGTTCGCGGGCCGCACGAACGGTATCCCCTAACGAGCTGGCGCCCCCCGACGAGCTCGCCAGCGCGAGCGTGTCGTCGATGGTGGTCCGCGTGATGAGCAAAGATGCCGCCGCCTGAGACCCAAACTCCCAACGCGCTGATCGACGAGAGCAGCCCGTATCTCCTCCAGCATGCGCACAACCCGGTGCCGTGGATGCCGTGGGGTGAGGCAGCCTTCGCCGAGGCGCGACGGCGGGACGTGCCGATCTTCTTGAGCATCGGCTACGCGACGTGCTACTGGTGCCACGTGATGGAGCGGGAGAGCTTTGAGAGCCACGCCGTCGCGAATGCGATGGCCGACCGCTTCGTGTGCGTGAAGGTCGACCGCGAGGAGCGGCCCGACATCGACGAGGCGTACATGGCCGCCACGCAGATCATGACCGGCAGCGGCGGGTGGCCCATGAGCGTGTTCCTCGAGCCCGCCAAGGGCCGGCCGTTCTGGGCGGGCACGTACTTTCCGCCCGAGCCGATGCATGGGCGGCCGAGCTTCGTGGAGGTGCTCGAAGGCGTCTCGTCGGCGTGGAACAACCAACGCGATGAGGTGATGGAGCAGGCCGAGCGTTTGGCGGAGGCCGTGGGCGATGGGCTGAACGCGCGTGTGGGTGATCGCATCGATGTGGGGCCACAGGCGATCGCTGAGGCGTTGCGGACGCTGCTGACGATGGTCGATCGCACCAACGGCGGTTTTGGTGGGGCACCGAAGTTTCCTCAGCCGGTGTACCTTGAGTTGCTGCTGGCGGCGCGAGACTCGGCGGATGATGCCACGAAGCAGGCCAGCGACGTCGTGCTGAAGCAGACCCTTGATCGCATGATGGTGGGTGGCATTTACGACCACGTCGGCGGTGGGTTCCATCGGTACGCCGTGGATGCGACGTGGACGGTGCCACACTTCGAGAAGATGCTGTACGACAACGGACAACTGCTGGCGGCGTATGCGCGGGCGTCGCGGGTATTCGGGGATGCCGGGTATGCGCACGTGGCCCGCGGCATCGTGGCGTGGGCCGAGCGGGAGATGCTGCTGGACGCGGACGGCTATGCGAGCGCGCTGGACGCTGAAGTGGATGGACGTGAGGGGCTGAATTATCTCTGGACCGCCGACGAGGTTCGTGCGGTGCTCGATGGTGAGGATGCGGACCTCGCGGTCTCGTTGTATGGCCTCGATCGCGGGCCGAACTTCCAGGACCCCCACCACCCCGAATCGCCGCCGTCGAACGTGCTGCGGCTGGATGAGCGGCTTGAGCAGCACGACGACGCCAACATCCGCGATCGGCTCGACTCGATCAACGCGGCACTGCTGGCCGTGCGTGACGAGCGGAAAGCGCCGTTGCGCGACGACAAGTGCCTGGCGGCGTGGAACGCGATGATGCTGCATGGCTTGGCGTCGGCAGCGATCAACCTGGATGATGCGGATTTGCTCGCGAAGGCCGAGCGGACGGCGGTGTTCTTGCAGGAGTGCATGCTGGGCGAGGACGGCCTGCCCGTGCGGAGCTGGCGCGGCGGCAAGAGCACGATTCCGGGGTTCCTTGAGGACGCGGCATGGTGTGTGCGGGGGCTGGCCGAACTGGCGCGGGCGCGGATCGTCTTGGAGGCGGGCGACCCGAAAGACGCGATCGATGCGGCCACGTCGATGCTGGACGCGGCGCTCCGAACGTTTTGTGAGCCCGATCAGCCGGGCGTGCTGTACGACACGCGGAACGCTGAGTTGTTCGTGCGCGGGCGTAGCACCTACGACGGGGCGACGCCTTGTGCGCACTCGGTGTTGCAGCACGCGATGGCGGCGCTGCACGAGCTTGCGCCGGAATCGGGCGTGCTGGACCACGCGAGGGCCGTGCTGCGGGCGATGTCGCCGGCGATTGCCGAATCTCCGTTGGGCACGGCGGGGTCGACGGCGGCGTTGCTGCGATTCATGCGGCAGGATCAGTCACTGGCCGAAGAGGTCATCGACGCCGAGTTAGAACGTGTGCGTTCGCTGCCCGAGCCGGTGGACGAGGGCTTCACGCCGGTTGAGATCTACGCGAGCGGTGATCGCGTGGCGCTTGGGCCCGATTTGCCCGCCGAGTTCCATCTGGTGGTTCGGATCAAGGAAGGGTGGCACGTCTACGCCGCCGAACCGGGCCAAGCCGAGCTGCCGCCGCTGCGAGTGAGCGTGCATGGCGGCGCGGGCGTGCGTGTGTACGCCGACTATCCGAAGGGCACGCCTTGGGCGCACGACGAGAGTGTGCTGGTGCATGAGGGCGAGGTCGAGTTCCCCGTCGCGCTCGAGCTCGAGGGCGAGTGGTCGGGGCGGCCCATTCTCGTGGTGAGCTACCAGGCGTGCGATGACGCGCGGTGCCTGCCGGTGCGCACGGTCGAGCTCGACGTGGCGATCGACCGCGAGGGTGAGGGTGAGCTGGGCGTCGACTAGCGGGCCTGCATGAGGGCCGCAACGCGCTTCTCGGTGGGCGGGTGCGACGCGAACAGGTTGCTCAGGGTCTTGCCGCCGGTGAGCGGCTCGATGATGAACAGGTTGTTCTGCGCGGGGTTGGGGTTCTGCATCGGGATGCGCTTGGAGTACATCTCGAGCTTGCGCAACGCGCCGATGAGCCCGTCGGGCGAGCCGGCGATGGCGGCACCGTGAGCATCGGCCACGAACTCGCGCGAGCGGCTGAGCATGGCCTTGATGACCGCCGCGCCGACCGCGCCCAGCAGGATGGCACCGATGGCGAACAGCGGATTGCCGCCCTCGCGGTTGCCGCCGCCGAAGAACATCATGCCGTAGGCCAGCATGCCCATGAGCCCGCCCACCGTGGCGGCGACGGTGCTGGTGAGCGTGTCTCGGTTCTTGACGTGCGCCAGCTCGTGGGCCATGACGCCGGCGAGCTCGTCGCGTGAGAGCAGTTGCAACGCGCCCTCGGTGACGGCAACGGCGGCGTGCTTGGGGCTGCGGCCGGTCGCGAAGGCGTTGGGTGCCTGATGCGGGCACACGTACACGCGGGGCATGGGCAGGCCGGCTCGCTGGCGCAGGTCGTCGACGAGTTCGAACAACTGGCCGCTGGTGACCTCGCGACCGCGCATGGACTTGATGGCGATGCTGCCCGAGAAGAAGAACGCGGCGAAGTTCATGATGATGGCGAAGACCAGGGCGGGCACGATGGCGTTCGGGCCACCGAGGGCGAAACCGACGCCGACCACGAGGGCCATCAACGCGCCGAGCAGCAGCACGGTCTTGGTGTTGTTCACGAAAGCAACGGACATGATGAACACTCCTTCACCCAAGCAAACCTCTCGGGCGCACGAACTGTTCTGGCATACGCCGGACCAACGCGAATGTTCTTACGGAGCGGGCTCGACCGCCCCTGGGGCCTCGATGGGCTTGTCGGCCTGGCGCTTGCTGAACGCGTCGGCCGCCATTCTGGCAGCCACGATGAGCAACGCGATCGACACGACCAGCCGCACGGCCTGCAACGGCAGGCGGTGCGTGAGGGCCGCCCCCAATCGCGCGCCAAAGAACGCGGTGGGCGAGAGGGCGGCGGCGATGATGAGCGCGTCGATCACGCTGCGGCCGTGCTCGGGGCCGAGGGTTGCCAGCTTGAGCGACGCGCCGACGACGGCGGTCAGCACCATGACCGCCGAACTGGTGGCGATGGCGTTGCGGATCGGCATCTTGCAGAACACCTGCAGCATGGGCACCATGAGCACACCGCCGCCGATGCCGAGCAGGCCCGCGACCATGCCCGTCGCCAGGCCGATGACGCCGAGGCGCACGACGTGGATCTGCTGGCCTTCCTGCTCGGGCTCGGGCGTCTTGCGGAAGTAGCGGCCGATGGTCATGAGGGCGTAGGCGGCGATGAAGGCGGCCAGGATGGCGCGCAGCGTGAGCCCCTGGATCTCGTTGGAGATCAGCACGCCGGCGACGATGGAGATCGCCATGGCCGGCAGGATGACCCGCAGGGCCCCGTAATTGATCGCCTTGGCCTTGCGGTGCCGCAGGGCGGCGGGGAAGGACACGACGACGTTGACCACCATGGCGGCGGCCATGAACATGTGGTGGGCGCTGTTGGGGTCGGGGTCGTAGACGAAGACGGCCAGGGCGGGCAGCATGATCATGGATCCGCCGATGCCCGCCAATCCGCCTAACACGCCGGCGAAGGCGCCAATAACCAGGCAGATGATGATTTCTGTAGGGGTCATGCGGGCCAACGGTAGGGAAACTGGGTGTCTCTCGAAGCGAGTTTCTCGCTTTTGGCTGGGGTCGGGGCACTTTGCCTTCAGCCACGGACGCGGATTGCCGACGTCGTCCGAGAACGGGAACTGCCCGTTGGCAGACCGGATCGCCAAACGCCCCTACGGTGGGGCAAGAACGTGAGCCGGTCGGTCCCCAGGGGGTGGTGCCCCAGGGACCGGAACTGAAGATCGGGTGGAGCCTTGGGGCGTGGTGGCCCCATTCACTCGGTCGGCCGGCAAGCGGAGACCGGTGGTGGTACAGAAAACCGAAGACATGATCGTGCGCCAGCGGCGCGTGGTGGGCGTTGACGCCCCCGTGGCCCAGTCGCGCCCCGTCGGGTTCGTCGAGCCCGCTCACGACCTTCCCGAGGCCAAGCCCATCCAGGCCGCCCCCATGCAAGACATGGTGGGCCTGGCCGGCACGACCGCCCGCCGCGGGTGGAAGCCCAGCGGCGGCGTGCTCTGGCTCGTTGGCGCGGTGCTGACCGTCGCGACGGCCATCACGGCCAAGCAGCTCGGCCCGGTGAGCCCGATGGCGGCCATCGAGCCGGCCAAAACCGTTCAGGTCGCCGACGAGGCCGCTTCGATCAAATCGGACGCCCAGACTGCCGCTCTGGCGACACCCGCCTTCGCGTTTACGACGCTGGCCAGCGACATCGAGCCGGGCACCAGCACACGTTGGTTTAATGGCCGGCCCGTGCGTCCGGCCCGCACGATCACCATGAAGGTGACGGCGTACTCGGCCGACGCGGCGTCGTGCTACCCCTTCGCCGACGGCCAGACCGCGACGCTGCACTCGGTGGAGGCCAACGGCGGGTTTTTGGTTGCAGCCGACACCGACCTGCTGCCCTTCGGCACGATGCTGAGCATCGAGGGCTACAACGGAGGCAAGGTCGTGCCCGTGCTCGATCGCGGCGGCGCGATCAAGGGCAATCGCCTCGACCTTCTCTTCCCCAGCCACAAGGCGGCCCTCGAGTGGGGCGTCAAGAACCTCGACGTGGTGGTGTGGGAATACGCCGACGGCAAGCCGGCGGTTGATCCCCGCAAGCAGCGGTCGTAAGCACGAGAGAGACTGACCAACGAAAACGCCCACGCGAACCGCGTGGGCGTTGTTCATTTCCATTGTCGCGAATTCACTATTCGCGCTGCTTGCGGTCTTTGGATTCGTCGCCGGCGATGGAGCCGCGCATCGAGGTGTCGGCCTGGATGTTCTGCATGCGGTAATAGTCCATGACGCCCATGTTGCCGCCGCGGAAGGCGTCGGCCATGGCCTTGGGCACCTCGGCCTCGGCCAGCACGACGGTCGCGCGGTTCTTCTGCTCTTCGGCCCGGAACTCCTGCTCGGCGGCGACGGCCATGGCGCGGCGCTTCTCGGCCTCGGCCTGGGCGCGCTTCTTGTCGGCCTCGGCCTGGTCGGTCTGGAGTTTGGCGCCAATGTTCTCGCCCACGTCGATGTCGGCGATGTCGATCGATAGGATCTCGAACGCGGTGCCGGCGTCGAGGCCCTTGTCCATCACCACCTTCGAGATGTTGTCGGGATTCTCAAGCACGGCCTTGTGGTTCTGGGCCGAGCCGATGGTGGTGACGATGCCCTCGCCCACGCGGGCGATGATGGTCTCTTCGGTCGCACCACCGACCAGGCGGGCCAGGTTGGTTCGCACCGTCACGCGGGCCTTGGCCTTGAGCTGGATGCCGTCCTGGGCCACGGCGTCGATGGTCGTGCGTGGCTGGTTGGCACCGGGACAGTCGATGACCTTAGGGTTCACGCTGGTGTTCACGGCGTCGAGGATGTCGCGGCCGGCCAGGTCGATGGCGGCGGCGACGTCCCACGGCAGCTCGATGCGGGCGTTGCTGGCGGCGATCATGGCGCTCACGACGTTGGGCACGCGGCCGCCAGCCAGGTAGTGGGTCTCGAGCTGGTCGGTCGAGATATTGAGCCTCGCCTTGGCCGCCCGGATGCGGCTGAAGACGATAACGTTCATGTCGACTTTTCGCAGCCACATGCCGATCAGGGCGCCGAAGCTGACCTTGGCCTCGGACACGTAGGCCTGGATCCACAGCTTGATGAAGCGTCCGAGGATCGCGACGATGGCGATCGCCACGATCAGGAGGACCACGCCGATCGCAATCCAGACACCGTTCGGAATTCCGCCCATACCAGACACCTCCAGGGTCGGGCCGAAATCCTGGCCCGAAGCGCACTATAAGCCCCGTCCACCTGCCTGCAAGCCCTCGGGCTCGGGCAAGGGGAGGTTCCTGCTCGGTATGGGTTGCTCCGGATCGGATCGGTGAGCGGTCAGGCGTCGATCTGGCGGACCTTGAGCTGGATGCCGTCGGCCGAGACGACCTTCACCCGGGCGTCCTTGGCGATGTATCCGCTCTCGGCGACGGCGTCGTGGCGCTGGCCCTCGATCTTGACCACGCCGATGGGACGCAGGTCGGTCTGGGCGTTGCCCTCCTGGCCGACGAGCGCCACGCGCTGGGCGAGGGAGGCGTTGGCCTGGGCGGCCTCGGGGCCGTGCGGGTCGGGGTTGCTCAGGATCAGGCCCTTGCCGATGGGCGTGTAGGGCAGCACTTTGAAGCCGAAGTACGTCGCCGCCGGTGCGATGACGATCACGGCGAGCATGCCCGAGACCCCCCAGGCGGTCTCGTAGGTCCACAGGCAGACGACGCCGGCGATGGCCACGACGAGCGCGACGATGCCGATGATGCCCGCGCTGGGGATGAAGAATTCCATCACGCCAAGCAGAGCGGCCACGCCCAGCAGCAGCAATCCCCAGACGAGCATCGGGTCCATCAGGCCTCCTCCGATCGGGGTGCGGGTGTTGTTTCTAGCCCCGGGGCCTCATCGGTCGGCTCGACCACCACGCTGAAGGCTGTTGACTCGACCACGCGGACGCGCTGGCCCTGCTCGATGATTGGGCCGACGGATACCACGTCGACCAGTTCTTCGCCGAAGCGGGCCCGACCCGAGGGCCGCAGTGTGCCGATGGCCTCACCCACCGCGCCGACGGCCAGCTCGGTCTTTGGCGCCGAGATGGCCATGGCCTCGAAGAACGAGGGGTTGTCGTCGTCGCCCTCGATGGGCACGGAGCGCAGGATGAGCCGGTTGAGCCCCGGGATGCGCCCGAGGTTCTTGGCGAAGAGGAAGATGATCACGCCGGCGCTCGAAAGCGAGAGCAGCAGCACGACCACGCCGGTGAGCAGGTCGCCCGAGGTCTGGAAGCCCCCACCGCCCGTGAACGTGCCGAGCAGGCCCACGAACACGAGCACCGCGCCGATGACCCCCGGCACGCCCAGCCCGGGCACGACGAAGATCTCGACGAGCACGAGCAGCACGCCCAGGCCCAGAGCGGCGAACTCCCACCACCCGGCCATGCCCACCATCGCAGCGGGCGCGAGCAGGCCGATGAGCGCGAGCAGGCCGATCGCGCCGGGCACACCCAGGCCCGGGCT
It contains:
- a CDS encoding DUF368 domain-containing protein translates to MGAPPIKQKPTDNPPIETEPTRLPAVRLLVGGALMGLANLVPGISGGTMLVAAGVYRRFVDAVSDATRLKLSVKTILTLGLIVVAAGAAIALGARPVSYGLEHHRWAMYALFIGLTIGGVPALWALVRPICARTIAFALVGLVGMLAIVFVQETGTSAASSGGNSNWPMLAIAGAAGAAAMVLPGVSGAYLLLLLGQYEAVVTAIKDLARGDLDALVVVIPIGFGVVVGIAGVSNLLRWLLHRYEKATLAVLLGLLLGAPAGLYPFREAIAPQPGDTFEGTVLTEETAAQVEPKDWPTRAFAPDGLQIAASLGLVALGCAATIGVSLLGRPADAGGRRKDGTEPPAEPRH
- the galE gene encoding UDP-glucose 4-epimerase GalE, encoding MATIGDEMAILVTGAAGYIGSHAVQRLLVGGHTVVGLDNMGRGNAGAVDALRELGGEKFRFERADTTDRSRLERLMVEHHVDAVLHFAALSLVGESVLRPLEYHRNNSLVPLLEAIRDARVKRLVFSSTCAVYGQPPSTPVTEDAPFAPLSPYGTSKLHGENVLDDFLEARKHQSSPFAFAALRYFNVAGCDRTGVLGEDHEPHSHVIPIVLEVALGKRDKITIFGEDYDTPDGTCIRDYIHVEDLVDAHLRVLEALEDGESRRYNLGIGKGYSVKDIIESCRRVTGHAIPAETGPRRPGDPPALFADPGKVQEELGWTAEITELDAIIESAWKWMKANPEGYTA
- a CDS encoding prolyl oligopeptidase family serine peptidase, coding for MTRLLTIVMVFACAFVALGDPDIDFLAPAWPPRAFEAELGAKGVVLELGGDPKRYQSLQVGFFMDRPGAPGAAQHARMLLDSVGDASAGVLPEDVPQEEYNALVFEVAPALAQVQAEGGVRTLLFVSLREGSHDIERTWMACEPARTEDVRGVTVIVPGTFGYPPELYEKWSDDLRGRGWSVLRLLSQPSRFTEQILIDVEAREGAKEGTAFAEHADDRTAECAYAVEAGIRHMTQLDGRLEGKPRAILGFSGGAILAPAVVARNPAAYETVVLVAGGANAAGISIDSTFMKQFIKSVFFTFKGEDEAADRAAFEEAYLERATLDAYHAAARFDDDTRVLVVDGSFDKAVPFASSGLMVERFEAGGITPVRRTYPTNHVMLFLSLSEMIGQVNEWIDGGELGLPPGQEAQGAP
- a CDS encoding DUF255 domain-containing protein; this translates as MPPPETQTPNALIDESSPYLLQHAHNPVPWMPWGEAAFAEARRRDVPIFLSIGYATCYWCHVMERESFESHAVANAMADRFVCVKVDREERPDIDEAYMAATQIMTGSGGWPMSVFLEPAKGRPFWAGTYFPPEPMHGRPSFVEVLEGVSSAWNNQRDEVMEQAERLAEAVGDGLNARVGDRIDVGPQAIAEALRTLLTMVDRTNGGFGGAPKFPQPVYLELLLAARDSADDATKQASDVVLKQTLDRMMVGGIYDHVGGGFHRYAVDATWTVPHFEKMLYDNGQLLAAYARASRVFGDAGYAHVARGIVAWAEREMLLDADGYASALDAEVDGREGLNYLWTADEVRAVLDGEDADLAVSLYGLDRGPNFQDPHHPESPPSNVLRLDERLEQHDDANIRDRLDSINAALLAVRDERKAPLRDDKCLAAWNAMMLHGLASAAINLDDADLLAKAERTAVFLQECMLGEDGLPVRSWRGGKSTIPGFLEDAAWCVRGLAELARARIVLEAGDPKDAIDAATSMLDAALRTFCEPDQPGVLYDTRNAELFVRGRSTYDGATPCAHSVLQHAMAALHELAPESGVLDHARAVLRAMSPAIAESPLGTAGSTAALLRFMRQDQSLAEEVIDAELERVRSLPEPVDEGFTPVEIYASGDRVALGPDLPAEFHLVVRIKEGWHVYAAEPGQAELPPLRVSVHGGAGVRVYADYPKGTPWAHDESVLVHEGEVEFPVALELEGEWSGRPILVVSYQACDDARCLPVRTVELDVAIDREGEGELGVD
- a CDS encoding M48 family metalloprotease, with the protein product MSVAFVNNTKTVLLLGALMALVVGVGFALGGPNAIVPALVFAIIMNFAAFFFSGSIAIKSMRGREVTSGQLFELVDDLRQRAGLPMPRVYVCPHQAPNAFATGRSPKHAAVAVTEGALQLLSRDELAGVMAHELAHVKNRDTLTSTVAATVGGLMGMLAYGMMFFGGGNREGGNPLFAIGAILLGAVGAAVIKAMLSRSREFVADAHGAAIAGSPDGLIGALRKLEMYSKRIPMQNPNPAQNNLFIIEPLTGGKTLSNLFASHPPTEKRVAALMQAR
- a CDS encoding sulfite exporter TauE/SafE family protein translates to MTPTEIIICLVIGAFAGVLGGLAGIGGSMIMLPALAVFVYDPDPNSAHHMFMAAAMVVNVVVSFPAALRHRKAKAINYGALRVILPAMAISIVAGVLISNEIQGLTLRAILAAFIAAYALMTIGRYFRKTPEPEQEGQQIHVVRLGVIGLATGMVAGLLGIGGGVLMVPMLQVFCKMPIRNAIATSSAVMVLTAVVGASLKLATLGPEHGRSVIDALIIAAALSPTAFFGARLGAALTHRLPLQAVRLVVSIALLIVAARMAADAFSKRQADKPIEAPGAVEPAP
- a CDS encoding 3D domain-containing protein, whose protein sequence is MVQKTEDMIVRQRRVVGVDAPVAQSRPVGFVEPAHDLPEAKPIQAAPMQDMVGLAGTTARRGWKPSGGVLWLVGAVLTVATAITAKQLGPVSPMAAIEPAKTVQVADEAASIKSDAQTAALATPAFAFTTLASDIEPGTSTRWFNGRPVRPARTITMKVTAYSADAASCYPFADGQTATLHSVEANGGFLVAADTDLLPFGTMLSIEGYNGGKVVPVLDRGGAIKGNRLDLLFPSHKAALEWGVKNLDVVVWEYADGKPAVDPRKQRS
- the floA gene encoding flotillin-like protein FloA (flotillin-like protein involved in membrane lipid rafts), which gives rise to MGGIPNGVWIAIGVVLLIVAIAIVAILGRFIKLWIQAYVSEAKVSFGALIGMWLRKVDMNVIVFSRIRAAKARLNISTDQLETHYLAGGRVPNVVSAMIAASNARIELPWDVAAAIDLAGRDILDAVNTSVNPKVIDCPGANQPRTTIDAVAQDGIQLKAKARVTVRTNLARLVGGATEETIIARVGEGIVTTIGSAQNHKAVLENPDNISKVVMDKGLDAGTAFEILSIDIADIDVGENIGAKLQTDQAEADKKRAQAEAEKRRAMAVAAEQEFRAEEQKNRATVVLAEAEVPKAMADAFRGGNMGVMDYYRMQNIQADTSMRGSIAGDESKDRKQRE